In one window of Rhizobium sp. ACO-34A DNA:
- a CDS encoding YicC family protein, translating to MALQSMTGFARAEGTSGRYRWAWELRSVNGKGLDIRMRLPQGMEGFEAEVRRLLGQYLTRGNIQVGLNVSVSENRVEAVLNRDALDAVLRLRDELGTDLVDPAPLRLDALLSIRGLVDFRETQDDETALAARDADILAGLEQAARALCDMRKTEGDALCRVLSDHVSTIQDLVQKVEADPSRQPEEISRKLEAQLASLLESSPSLERDRLHAEAALLATKADLREEIDRLKAHVTAARDLLAMGGPIGRKLDFLAQEFNRESNTICSKSNAVAVTTAGIELKVVIDQFREQVQNLE from the coding sequence ATGGCGCTGCAATCCATGACCGGCTTCGCCCGCGCCGAAGGCACGAGCGGGCGATACCGCTGGGCCTGGGAGCTGCGCTCGGTCAACGGCAAGGGCCTCGATATCCGCATGCGGCTGCCGCAGGGGATGGAGGGCTTCGAAGCGGAAGTCCGCCGGTTGCTGGGGCAGTACCTGACCCGCGGCAACATACAGGTTGGGCTGAACGTATCCGTCAGCGAAAATAGGGTCGAGGCCGTGCTGAACCGCGATGCACTCGACGCGGTTCTGCGCCTGCGCGATGAACTTGGCACCGATCTCGTCGATCCCGCGCCGCTGCGCCTCGACGCTCTCCTTTCGATCCGTGGGCTTGTCGATTTTCGCGAAACCCAGGATGACGAGACGGCACTCGCTGCCCGCGACGCGGATATTCTGGCCGGGCTGGAACAGGCTGCGCGCGCCCTTTGCGACATGCGCAAGACCGAAGGCGATGCCCTCTGTCGCGTACTTTCCGACCATGTGTCGACCATTCAGGACCTCGTGCAGAAGGTTGAGGCCGACCCTTCCCGTCAGCCGGAAGAGATCTCCCGCAAGCTGGAAGCCCAACTCGCGTCACTTCTCGAGTCGTCCCCTTCGCTCGAGCGCGACAGGCTCCATGCCGAGGCAGCACTTCTCGCCACCAAGGCGGATCTCCGCGAAGAGATCGACCGGCTGAAGGCGCATGTCACCGCAGCTCGCGATCTGCTTGCCATGGGTGGGCCGATCGGTCGCAAGCTCGATTTTCTGGCGCAGGAATTCAATCGCGAATCGAATACCATCTGTTCCAAGTCGAACGCCGTGGCGGTGACCACCGCCGGCATCGAATTGAAGGTTGTCATCGACCAGTTCCGCGAACAGGTCCAGAATTTGGAGTAG
- a CDS encoding guanylate kinase, which translates to MSPVTPSSSVKIARRGLMLVLSSPSGAGKSTIARNLLEDDPTLGISVSVTTRAKRPSEIAGKHYHFISIPQFERMRESDQLLEWAEVHGNFYGTPREPVEQAMSEGKDMLFDIDWQGARQLQEKMKADVVSIFVLPPSMTELQSRLHRRAEDTEEVIRTRLHNSRSEIEHWREYDYVIVNDDLDNAFRAVSSIVGAERIRRDRRYGLFDFVEQLLTEEPKL; encoded by the coding sequence ATGAGTCCGGTAACCCCGTCCTCGTCTGTGAAGATCGCCCGGCGCGGGTTGATGCTGGTACTGTCGTCGCCTTCGGGCGCCGGCAAGTCGACCATTGCCCGCAACCTGCTGGAGGACGATCCGACCCTCGGCATTTCCGTAAGCGTTACCACGCGCGCCAAGCGCCCCAGCGAGATTGCCGGCAAGCACTATCACTTCATCAGCATTCCGCAGTTCGAACGCATGCGCGAATCCGACCAGCTGCTGGAATGGGCCGAGGTTCACGGCAACTTCTATGGCACTCCGCGTGAGCCGGTGGAACAGGCGATGTCCGAAGGGAAGGACATGCTGTTCGACATCGACTGGCAGGGTGCTCGTCAGCTTCAGGAGAAGATGAAGGCCGACGTCGTTTCGATCTTCGTGCTGCCGCCCAGCATGACCGAACTGCAGTCCCGCCTGCACCGCAGGGCAGAGGACACGGAAGAGGTCATCCGCACCCGCCTTCATAACTCGCGCTCCGAAATCGAGCATTGGCGGGAATATGACTATGTGATCGTCAATGACGATCTGGACAACGCATTTCGTGCGGTCAGCAGCATTGTCGGCGCCGAACGCATCCGTCGCGACCGCCGCTACGGCCTCTTCGATTTCGTGGAACAACTGCTGACCGAAGAGCCGAAGCTATAA
- a CDS encoding acyl carrier protein has translation MSDIAERVKKIVVDHLGVDAEKVVEGASFIDDLGADSLDTVELVMAFEEEFGVEIPDDAADSILTVGDAVKFIEKAQS, from the coding sequence ATGAGCGATATCGCAGAACGCGTTAAGAAAATTGTTGTTGATCATCTCGGCGTAGACGCTGAAAAGGTTGTTGAAGGCGCGAGCTTCATCGACGATCTGGGCGCGGACTCGCTCGATACCGTTGAACTGGTCATGGCCTTCGAAGAAGAATTCGGCGTCGAGATCCCGGACGATGCCGCTGACTCGATCCTGACCGTCGGTGACGCGGTCAAGTTCATCGAGAAGGCCCAGTCCTGA
- a CDS encoding 16S rRNA (adenine(1518)-N(6)/adenine(1519)-N(6))-dimethyltransferase produces MAALDGLPPLRDVISRHGLDARKALGQNFLLDLNLTQKIARTAGSLEGVTVFEVGPGPGGLTRAILALGAKKVIAVERDARCLPALAEVAGHYPGRLEVIEGDALKTDFEALAPEGPIKIIANLPYNVGTQLLVNWLLPRSWPPFWQSLTLLFQKEVGQRIVAREVDNHYGRLGVLCGWRTEAHMAFDIPPQAFTPPPKVTSSVVHLVPRAQPLPCDPDKLEKVTLAAFGQRRKMLRQSVKSLGGEALLSKAGIDPARRAETLSVEEFVSLANCL; encoded by the coding sequence ATGGCAGCTCTCGACGGACTTCCGCCGCTGCGGGATGTAATCTCCCGCCACGGCCTCGACGCACGCAAGGCGCTCGGCCAGAACTTCCTGCTCGATCTCAACCTGACCCAGAAGATCGCCCGCACTGCCGGTTCGCTGGAGGGTGTGACGGTATTTGAGGTCGGCCCCGGTCCGGGCGGCCTGACGCGAGCCATCCTCGCGCTCGGGGCCAAGAAGGTGATCGCCGTCGAACGGGATGCGCGCTGCCTTCCGGCGCTCGCCGAAGTGGCGGGACACTACCCCGGTCGCCTGGAAGTGATCGAGGGCGACGCGCTGAAGACCGATTTCGAAGCGCTTGCGCCCGAAGGTCCGATCAAGATCATCGCCAATCTGCCCTACAATGTCGGCACGCAATTGCTGGTCAACTGGCTGCTGCCAAGGTCATGGCCGCCCTTCTGGCAATCACTGACTTTGCTGTTCCAGAAGGAGGTCGGCCAGCGCATCGTCGCTCGCGAGGTTGACAACCATTATGGCCGGCTTGGTGTACTCTGTGGCTGGCGTACAGAGGCGCACATGGCGTTCGACATACCGCCGCAGGCTTTCACGCCGCCGCCGAAGGTTACCTCCAGCGTCGTGCATCTGGTGCCGCGTGCGCAACCCCTGCCCTGCGATCCGGATAAGCTCGAAAAGGTAACGCTGGCGGCGTTCGGCCAGCGCCGCAAGATGCTGCGCCAGAGCGTGAAATCCCTCGGTGGGGAAGCTTTGTTGTCCAAGGCCGGGATAGATCCGGCGCGACGTGCTGAAACGTTGAGCGTCGAGGAATTCGTCAGTCTGGCAAACTGCCTTTAG
- a CDS encoding 3-oxoacyl-[acyl-carrier-protein] reductase translates to MFDLTGRKALVTGATGGIGEEIARMLHARGATVGLHGTRVEKLEALAAELGERVKIFPANLSDRDEVKALGEKAEAELEGVDILVNNAGITKDGLFVRMSDADWDSVLEVNLTAVFRLTRELTHPMMRRRYGRIINITSIVGVTGNPGQANYCASKAGMIGFTKSLAQEIATRNVTVNCVAPGFIESAMTGKLNDKQKDAIMGAIPMKRMGTGAEVASAVLYLASSEAAYMTGQTLHVNGGMAMI, encoded by the coding sequence ATGTTTGACCTGACCGGCCGCAAGGCACTCGTCACCGGTGCAACCGGCGGCATCGGCGAAGAAATCGCCCGTATGCTCCATGCACGCGGCGCGACCGTCGGCCTGCACGGCACCCGTGTCGAGAAGCTGGAGGCGCTGGCCGCCGAACTCGGCGAACGCGTCAAGATCTTCCCGGCCAACCTGTCCGACCGCGACGAGGTCAAGGCTCTCGGCGAAAAGGCCGAGGCTGAGCTCGAAGGCGTCGATATTCTCGTGAACAATGCCGGCATCACCAAGGACGGCCTGTTCGTCCGCATGAGCGATGCCGACTGGGACAGCGTGCTTGAGGTCAACCTCACGGCCGTCTTCCGCCTGACGCGCGAACTGACCCATCCGATGATGCGCCGCCGCTATGGCCGCATCATCAACATCACCTCGATCGTCGGCGTTACCGGCAATCCGGGGCAGGCCAACTACTGTGCCTCCAAGGCTGGCATGATCGGCTTCACCAAGTCGCTGGCCCAGGAAATCGCCACCCGCAACGTGACGGTCAACTGTGTCGCTCCGGGCTTCATCGAGAGCGCCATGACGGGCAAGCTGAACGACAAGCAGAAGGATGCGATCATGGGGGCGATCCCGATGAAGCGCATGGGAACGGGCGCGGAAGTCGCTTCTGCCGTTCTCTATCTGGCGTCGTCGGAAGCTGCCTACATGACCGGGCAGACTTTGCACGTCAACGGCGGCATGGCGATGATCTGA
- a CDS encoding molecular chaperone SurA, whose product MTFAKKGLRTLLAGTLALGLCVGPTAFVENANAASQVVAVVNKTAITNGDVGRRVAFLRLQRRKGDLNKLAKQELIEEALKRQEIARVGMSVSTDEVDAAFTRFASSNKLSDAQLNSILSQAGVGAEHFKAYIAVSMSWPRLVNARYGSKGKLSNQELVSRLLENKQKPVTTEYFLKQVIFVVPASKKGIVGKRKAEAEASRAKFPGCDGAMEFAKNYLDVSIRNLGRVLEPELPPDWKPLIEKASGGTTGTRVTERGVEYLAICNQRQVSDDVAAEVVFRAEDIGKEKETGENPNSKKYLDDLRSKAQIVEN is encoded by the coding sequence ATGACCTTTGCGAAGAAGGGGTTGCGGACCCTGCTGGCCGGCACATTGGCGCTTGGTCTTTGCGTTGGCCCTACTGCTTTTGTCGAAAACGCGAATGCTGCGAGCCAGGTGGTGGCTGTCGTCAACAAGACGGCGATTACCAATGGCGATGTTGGCCGTCGCGTTGCATTCCTCAGGCTCCAGCGCCGCAAGGGCGATCTCAACAAGCTTGCCAAGCAGGAACTGATCGAGGAAGCGCTGAAGCGCCAGGAAATCGCGCGTGTCGGCATGTCGGTCAGCACCGACGAAGTCGATGCCGCCTTCACCCGCTTCGCCAGCTCCAACAAATTGTCCGACGCACAGCTCAACAGCATTCTCAGCCAGGCAGGTGTGGGTGCCGAGCACTTCAAGGCCTATATCGCCGTGTCGATGAGCTGGCCGAGACTGGTCAACGCCCGATATGGCAGCAAGGGTAAGCTCTCCAATCAGGAACTGGTCAGCCGCCTGCTCGAAAACAAGCAGAAGCCGGTCACCACCGAATACTTCCTGAAGCAGGTCATTTTCGTCGTTCCCGCGTCGAAGAAGGGGATCGTTGGCAAGCGCAAGGCCGAGGCCGAGGCGTCCCGCGCGAAATTCCCCGGTTGCGACGGTGCCATGGAATTCGCCAAGAACTATCTCGACGTATCCATCCGCAATCTCGGCCGTGTGCTGGAGCCGGAACTTCCGCCGGATTGGAAGCCTCTGATCGAGAAGGCTAGTGGAGGCACCACCGGAACCCGCGTCACCGAGCGTGGCGTAGAATATCTGGCGATCTGCAACCAGCGTCAGGTTTCCGACGACGTGGCGGCAGAAGTCGTTTTCCGTGCCGAGGACATCGGCAAGGAAAAGGAGACCGGTGAGAACCCGAACTCCAAGAAGTATCTCGACGACCTTCGTTCAAAGGCGCAGATTGTCGAAAACTGA
- a CDS encoding Organic solvent tolerance protein encodes MAVKDRENIRRFTRALLTGVALCGPLLPAVDALAQSSNSTGYADVVVPEDAKLLLAANELTYDRDSERVIATGAVQINYAGYQMVARKVEYNQKTGRVLASGNIELVEPGGNRIYAESLDVTDNFADGFVKSLRVETSDNTRMAAESGERVGGTEMILHKGVYTACLPCAEDPKRPPIWQVKAEKVIQNGQKHTVRLEKARFQLFGQTLAVLPFIEVPDNTVKRKSGFLFPEMRTSENLGFGLSVPYYIAIANDRDATITTTGFTSQGVLLEGEYRQRFEKGSVTLRAAGISQLNSDEFTAGTSDAKRDERGMVASKGDFQINPRWSFGWDVMLQSDNNFARTYDLQGLDQSTHTNQAYLTGLGKRNYFDARAFYFDVQDADSDSNAEKKQPTVLPSIDYSYYAPEPVAGGELSARMNFTTLSRFKEDDESIDTDGDSIDDLMRYRGLKGTMSRMTGEVEWKRSFIVPGGLQLTPLLAARGDAFGLDMDAPSNYAGDFHSDATATRAMLTAGLEARYPILMTTANSTHIIEPIAQIYARNNEQLAGMLPNEDSQSFVFDATNLFERDKFSGYDRVEGGTRANIGVQYTGTFDNGFGLRGIFGQSYHLAGQNSFATDDLVYAGANSGLETDVSDYVAMAGIDMPNGIGLSTSVRLDEKTLELQRTDAAISYSNKRLQSQLVFTQLEAQPEYGFARDNQAIQTSHTLKINEFWSVFGSLTYDIDDNVFARRSIGLSYADECTILTVAFSDKYDPDAEVASDWTIAGRLTFRTLGDIKLGSTE; translated from the coding sequence GTGGCGGTAAAAGACCGCGAGAATATCAGGAGGTTCACCCGAGCCCTGCTGACCGGTGTAGCTTTGTGCGGCCCGCTTCTCCCAGCGGTCGACGCCTTGGCTCAGAGCAGCAATTCGACGGGTTATGCCGATGTTGTCGTTCCTGAAGACGCCAAGCTCCTGCTGGCGGCTAACGAACTGACTTATGACCGTGATTCGGAACGCGTCATCGCGACCGGCGCGGTGCAGATCAACTATGCCGGCTACCAGATGGTTGCCCGCAAGGTCGAGTACAATCAAAAGACAGGCCGGGTGCTCGCATCCGGTAATATCGAACTGGTGGAACCGGGCGGAAACCGGATCTATGCAGAATCGCTCGACGTCACCGACAACTTTGCCGACGGCTTCGTGAAGTCCCTGCGCGTCGAGACGTCTGACAATACCCGCATGGCAGCCGAAAGCGGCGAACGTGTCGGCGGTACGGAAATGATCCTGCACAAGGGCGTGTACACCGCATGTCTACCCTGCGCGGAAGACCCGAAACGCCCGCCGATCTGGCAGGTAAAGGCCGAGAAGGTCATCCAGAACGGACAGAAGCACACGGTTCGGCTTGAGAAGGCTCGCTTCCAGCTGTTCGGCCAGACGCTTGCAGTCCTACCGTTCATCGAAGTGCCGGATAACACGGTCAAGCGGAAATCAGGCTTCCTCTTCCCGGAAATGCGGACGTCCGAAAATCTCGGATTCGGCCTCTCCGTTCCCTATTACATCGCAATCGCCAACGACAGGGACGCCACGATCACCACGACCGGCTTTACCAGCCAGGGCGTTCTGCTCGAGGGTGAATACCGCCAGCGTTTCGAGAAGGGTTCGGTCACGCTGCGCGCCGCCGGTATCAGCCAGCTGAATTCTGATGAATTCACCGCAGGCACTAGCGATGCCAAGCGCGATGAGCGTGGCATGGTTGCATCCAAGGGCGATTTCCAGATCAACCCACGCTGGTCTTTCGGCTGGGACGTCATGTTGCAAAGCGACAACAACTTTGCGCGAACCTATGACCTTCAAGGCCTCGACCAATCGACGCATACGAACCAGGCCTATTTGACGGGGCTCGGCAAACGTAACTATTTCGATGCTCGCGCCTTCTATTTCGATGTGCAGGACGCCGATTCAGACAGCAATGCCGAGAAGAAGCAGCCGACTGTGCTGCCGTCCATCGACTACAGCTATTACGCGCCCGAACCGGTCGCTGGCGGCGAATTGTCCGCCAGGATGAACTTCACAACGCTCTCCCGCTTCAAGGAGGACGATGAAAGCATCGACACCGACGGCGACAGCATAGACGACCTCATGCGTTATCGGGGCCTGAAAGGCACGATGAGCCGCATGACCGGCGAAGTCGAGTGGAAGCGCAGCTTTATCGTGCCTGGCGGTCTGCAGCTGACGCCGTTGCTCGCGGCTCGCGGCGATGCATTCGGTCTCGACATGGATGCTCCGTCGAACTACGCGGGTGATTTCCACTCCGACGCGACGGCGACACGCGCCATGCTGACCGCTGGCCTGGAAGCCCGCTATCCGATCCTGATGACGACTGCCAACAGCACGCATATCATCGAGCCGATCGCGCAGATCTATGCCCGGAACAACGAGCAGCTGGCAGGCATGCTTCCGAACGAGGATTCACAAAGCTTCGTATTCGATGCGACCAACCTGTTCGAACGCGACAAGTTTTCCGGTTACGATCGCGTAGAAGGCGGTACGCGCGCCAATATCGGCGTGCAGTATACCGGAACGTTCGATAACGGCTTTGGCCTGCGTGGCATCTTCGGCCAGTCATACCATCTCGCCGGGCAGAATTCGTTCGCGACCGACGATCTGGTCTATGCCGGCGCCAATTCCGGCCTTGAAACGGATGTTTCCGACTATGTCGCGATGGCGGGCATCGACATGCCGAATGGCATTGGCTTATCGACAAGCGTGCGACTGGACGAAAAGACACTGGAACTTCAGCGTACGGATGCGGCCATCTCGTACAGCAACAAGCGGCTGCAGTCCCAACTGGTCTTCACCCAGCTCGAAGCACAGCCGGAATATGGCTTCGCCCGTGACAATCAGGCGATCCAGACGTCGCACACGCTGAAGATCAACGAATTCTGGTCGGTCTTCGGCTCTCTGACCTATGACATAGACGACAATGTCTTCGCACGCAGAAGCATTGGCCTGAGTTATGCCGACGAGTGCACGATCCTCACGGTAGCGTTCTCCGATAAATACGATCCGGATGCGGAAGTCGCGAGCGACTGGACGATCGCCGGCCGGCTTACCTTCCGCACGCTCGGAGATATCAAGCTCGGAAGCACCGAGTAA
- a CDS encoding beta-ketoacyl-[acyl-carrier-protein] synthase II, protein MRRVVITGTGMVSPLGCGTELTWSRLLDGQSGARRVTEFEVEDLPAKIACRIPTGEGEGTFNPDDWMEAKEQRKVDHFIIYAIAAADMALEDAGWHPKTDDEQCATGVLIGSGIGGLEGIVEAGFILRDKGPRRLSPFFIPGRLINLASGQVSIRHKLRGPNHSVVTACSTGAHAIGDAARLIALGDADVMVAGGTESPISRISLAGFAACKALSTQHNDDPTRASRPYDKDRDGFVMGEGAGIVVLEELEHAKARGAKIYAEVVGYGLSGDAFHITAPSEDGDGAFRCMTMALKRAGLQASDIDYINAHGTSTMADTIELGAVERLVGDSASRISMSSTKSAIGHLLGAAGAVEAIFATLAIRDNVAPPTLNLDNPSVETAIDLVPHKARKRDINVALSNSFGFGGTNASLVLRRYEG, encoded by the coding sequence ATGAGACGTGTCGTTATCACCGGTACCGGCATGGTATCTCCTCTGGGATGTGGAACTGAACTGACCTGGTCGCGTCTTCTGGATGGCCAGAGCGGTGCGCGCCGCGTTACCGAATTCGAAGTCGAGGATCTGCCGGCGAAGATCGCCTGCCGTATTCCGACCGGCGAAGGCGAAGGCACATTCAATCCTGACGATTGGATGGAAGCCAAGGAACAGCGCAAGGTCGACCACTTCATCATCTACGCGATCGCAGCTGCCGATATGGCGCTGGAGGATGCCGGCTGGCATCCGAAGACCGATGACGAGCAGTGCGCTACCGGCGTTCTGATCGGGTCCGGCATCGGCGGTCTCGAGGGCATCGTTGAGGCAGGCTTCATCCTGCGTGACAAGGGCCCGCGCCGTCTTTCGCCTTTCTTCATTCCGGGCCGCCTGATCAACCTCGCCTCTGGCCAGGTTTCGATCCGCCACAAGCTGCGCGGTCCCAATCATTCCGTCGTCACGGCTTGCTCCACCGGCGCACACGCTATCGGCGACGCCGCACGGCTGATCGCGCTTGGCGATGCCGACGTGATGGTGGCCGGCGGCACTGAATCCCCGATCAGCCGCATTTCGTTGGCCGGCTTTGCCGCCTGCAAGGCGCTGTCCACCCAGCACAACGACGATCCGACGCGCGCTTCCCGTCCCTACGACAAGGACCGCGATGGTTTCGTCATGGGCGAGGGTGCGGGCATCGTCGTGCTGGAAGAGCTCGAACACGCGAAGGCTCGCGGCGCGAAGATCTACGCCGAAGTCGTCGGTTACGGTCTGTCGGGCGATGCCTTCCACATCACGGCTCCGTCCGAGGATGGCGACGGCGCGTTCCGTTGCATGACGATGGCGCTGAAGCGCGCCGGCCTGCAGGCATCCGACATCGACTACATCAATGCCCATGGCACTTCGACAATGGCGGATACGATCGAGCTTGGCGCGGTCGAGCGTCTGGTCGGCGATTCGGCTTCCCGGATCTCGATGTCCTCCACCAAGTCGGCAATCGGTCACCTTCTCGGTGCCGCCGGTGCGGTCGAGGCGATCTTCGCCACTCTGGCGATCCGCGACAACGTCGCCCCGCCGACACTCAATCTCGACAACCCTTCTGTCGAGACGGCGATCGACCTCGTGCCCCACAAGGCCCGCAAGAGGGACATTAACGTCGCCCTGTCCAATTCCTTTGGCTTCGGCGGCACAAACGCATCGCTGGTCCTTCGCCGCTACGAAGGCTGA
- a CDS encoding 4-amino-4-deoxychorismate lyase, translated as MSDNSQNSGVSFGRGSEGQPKGPIIPKSPNEALRPERVPAPPRRSRKARSQLVIFLNFIMTMAVAVCIAAVAGFYYMMSAYQDRGPLTVNTNFVVRSGAGSSEIGTSLERNGIVSDGRIFRYVSDIYLEDGETLKAGEYEIKAGASMKEIMELLKSGKSILYSVSMPEGLTVQQMFRKLSEDTVLEGDLPSNMPTEGTLRPDTYKYSRGTKRTEIVSQMLAAQEKLVDQIWERRDPDLPIKTKEEFVVLASIVEKETGKDDERAHVASVFINRLNKGMRLQSDPTIVYGLFGGEGKPSDRPIYQSDLQKETPYNTYVIKGLPPGPIANPGKAALEAVAHPWKTSDLYFVADGTGGHVFAPTLEEHNANVRRWRKLEAEKGSDPNIAVDGQPEGEPEAAAPKKKKN; from the coding sequence GTGAGCGACAATAGCCAGAACAGCGGTGTTTCCTTCGGCCGTGGCTCGGAAGGCCAGCCGAAAGGGCCGATCATCCCGAAGTCGCCCAACGAGGCTCTTCGACCGGAGCGGGTGCCCGCTCCGCCGCGCCGCTCCCGCAAGGCCCGCAGCCAGCTCGTCATCTTCCTGAATTTCATCATGACCATGGCGGTTGCCGTCTGCATCGCGGCCGTTGCCGGTTTCTACTATATGATGTCTGCCTATCAGGATCGTGGTCCGCTGACGGTGAACACCAACTTCGTGGTTCGCAGCGGCGCCGGCTCGTCGGAGATCGGCACCAGCCTCGAGCGCAACGGCATCGTCAGCGATGGTCGTATCTTCCGCTACGTTTCCGATATCTATCTCGAAGACGGCGAGACGCTGAAGGCCGGCGAATACGAGATCAAGGCGGGCGCCTCGATGAAGGAGATCATGGAACTCCTGAAGTCGGGCAAGTCCATTCTCTATTCGGTCTCCATGCCCGAGGGACTGACTGTCCAGCAGATGTTCCGCAAGCTTTCGGAAGATACCGTCCTTGAAGGCGATCTGCCGTCGAACATGCCGACCGAGGGTACGCTGCGCCCGGATACCTACAAGTATTCCCGCGGCACCAAGCGTACGGAGATCGTCAGCCAGATGCTGGCTGCCCAGGAAAAGCTGGTGGACCAGATCTGGGAGCGTCGGGACCCGGACCTGCCGATCAAGACGAAGGAAGAGTTCGTCGTTCTGGCCTCCATCGTCGAGAAGGAAACCGGCAAGGACGATGAGCGCGCCCATGTCGCTTCCGTCTTCATCAATCGCCTGAACAAGGGCATGCGCCTGCAGTCCGATCCGACCATCGTGTATGGCCTGTTCGGCGGCGAAGGAAAGCCTTCCGATCGGCCGATCTACCAGTCGGACCTGCAGAAGGAAACGCCGTACAACACGTATGTGATCAAGGGCCTTCCCCCGGGACCGATCGCCAACCCCGGCAAGGCGGCGCTGGAAGCCGTCGCCCATCCGTGGAAGACCTCGGACCTCTATTTCGTGGCGGACGGAACCGGCGGCCATGTCTTCGCCCCGACGCTTGAGGAGCACAACGCCAATGTACGGCGCTGGCGCAAGCTGGAAGCGGAGAAGGGCTCCGATCCGAACATTGCGGTGGACGGGCAGCCCGAGGGCGAGCCGGAAGCTGCGGCGCCCAAGAAGAAAAAGAACTGA
- a CDS encoding 4-hydroxythreonine-4-phosphate dehydrogenase PdxA, with protein MTAADMLPLALSQGDPAGIGPDIALTAWLNRDQHQLPPFIFIGDPAVLAVRARELEIEVPIRETDAAGAVSVFASAFPVLPVPVGVDVVAGEPHVATAKSTITSIETAVSLCFDGKVRGMVTNPIAKSVLYEAGFGFPGHTEFLADLAKKRTGKTFHPVMMLAGPKLRAVPVTIHIPIKDVPTALSEALIVETCRIVAGDLKSRFGLDHPRLAVAGLNPHAGEDGAIGHEDLDIIHPAIVQLRKEGIDAFGPLPADTMFHDDARRRYDAAICMYHDQALIPAKALGFDDSVNVTLGLPFVRTSPDHGTAFGIAGKGIAREKSLVAAIQLASEISLLTEAQI; from the coding sequence ATGACCGCTGCCGACATGCTTCCTCTTGCCCTCAGTCAAGGCGATCCAGCCGGCATCGGGCCGGATATCGCACTGACGGCGTGGCTCAACCGTGACCAGCATCAGCTGCCACCTTTCATTTTCATCGGCGATCCTGCCGTCTTGGCTGTGCGCGCCCGGGAACTTGAAATCGAGGTTCCGATCCGCGAGACCGATGCGGCGGGTGCAGTTTCCGTCTTTGCCAGTGCCTTTCCGGTATTACCAGTCCCTGTCGGTGTTGATGTCGTCGCCGGTGAGCCGCATGTGGCAACGGCAAAGAGCACAATAACCTCCATCGAAACCGCCGTTTCTCTCTGCTTTGACGGCAAGGTGCGGGGCATGGTGACAAACCCGATCGCCAAGTCCGTTCTCTATGAAGCCGGCTTCGGCTTCCCGGGGCATACCGAGTTTCTTGCCGATCTCGCCAAAAAGCGGACCGGCAAGACCTTCCACCCGGTGATGATGCTCGCAGGCCCGAAGCTCAGGGCGGTGCCTGTGACCATTCACATCCCGATCAAGGATGTCCCTACAGCCCTCTCGGAAGCGCTTATTGTCGAGACATGCCGGATCGTGGCAGGAGATCTCAAGTCACGTTTCGGGCTCGATCATCCACGGCTTGCCGTTGCGGGGCTGAACCCGCATGCCGGTGAGGACGGCGCTATCGGCCACGAAGACCTGGACATCATCCATCCGGCCATCGTGCAGTTGCGCAAGGAAGGCATCGATGCCTTCGGCCCCCTGCCCGCCGACACGATGTTCCATGACGATGCCCGTCGTCGTTACGACGCGGCGATCTGCATGTATCACGACCAGGCGCTGATCCCGGCAAAGGCCCTTGGCTTCGACGATTCCGTCAATGTGACGCTCGGACTTCCGTTCGTGCGCACCTCTCCCGATCACGGCACCGCCTTCGGCATTGCCGGCAAGGGCATCGCGCGTGAGAAAAGCCTCGTTGCCGCCATCCAGCTTGCGTCGGAAATCAGCCTGCTCACCGAAGCACAGATCTGA